The nucleotide sequence ATGGACGGCATCCTGCACGCTCAGAACGTCCCGGGGAAGTGGACGGTCAAGGGCACCGGCACCGCCGGCCAGGTCGACGTCACCCTCACCTGGGGGCAGGGGGCCACCACCAAGCTCGTCGTCAAGCTGGACCGCAACCACAAGATCACCCGCATCGGCACCCCGCGCGCCGGCGGCAAGTGACCGCATCCGTCCTCCGGAGCCGGGCACGCACACCGCATGCCGGCCCTGTGCGGCGGGGCTACGAGATGCGGTCTGTGGGAGGGGCGCTGATTCTGGTGGGGATGGCGCAAACAGCGGAAGGAGCCGCCATGTCTGTGATGGACAAGCTCAAGCAGATGCTGAAGGGCCATGAGGACCAGGCCGGGCAGGGCGTCGACAAGGCCGGCGACCTCGTCGACGACAGGACGCAGGGGAAGTACAGCGGCCAGGTCGACTCCGCGCAGGAGAGGCTCAGGCAGCAGCTGGGCTCGGAGCAGACAGGGCAGAGGGAGACCGGCCGCGAGGACCCGCCCCGGTAGGGGTGCCGTGGTGACGCCGCGGCCCGCGAGGGCCGTCAGTCCCAACTCGTCCACGCGAGAGGCGGCCGCCGCGGCCGCCTCTCGCGTCGCGGTTCGGGTAGGGCACGAGATCGGGTTCCGAGGCGTGACGCGTACTCGTCCGCGTTGCCCTCCGCTACTGACCCACGATGGCTCCACGACTGACCCAATGCCTGGCCCACTACTGGCCCCTGACTGACCCACGACCGGCCAACAGGCCCACCACCGATCCGCCAAGCCCGGTCCACGTCCGGCCCGGCACCAACCGGCCAAGCCGGTCCACGACCAGCTCCGACGACTGATGACTGATGACTCACGACCGGCGACGGGCGACCGACGTCCGGAAACGCGGGCGCCGGTCGTTCGTCCGGTGGGCCGGAGTCTCGCGCTCACATCCCCCGCCCCGACATCCGTGCCGCCGAGGCCACCGTCGACCGGGCCTCCCGTTCCGTGAGGCCCGTGTGTACGGCCGCCTCGACCAGCGCGTTCGTGAGGTCGGGGTCGAGGCCGTTCTCGTACGCGCGGCAAGCGGCCCAGAAGAGGCGGGTGTTGCGTTGGCCCTCCTGGGCGGTCAGGACGAAGTGGATCAGCCCGTGGCCGTGTCCGGGGCCGTGGCCGCCGGCCGAGCCGGAGGGGTTCGTGCGCGCCGGTGGCAGCAGGAGGCGGAGCAGAGCCGGTGGGCAGGGGGCCGGGGGGAGGTGGGAGGTGCCAGGGGCCGTGCCGTAGACACCGTGGTCGGTGCGGGAGCCGGGGCCGACGAGGTAGCCGCCGGCGCCGCGGATGTCGATGCCGGGGGCCAGCCGGCTCGCGGAGTTGGGGACGACGACGTCGGGCGGGCCGGTGAGCCAGAGGTGGCGTCCGCCGCTGGGGGTCAGCACGACGACCGTCTCGGGGATCGTGAAGAGGTGGCGCAGGGCCAGTTCGCGGAGGGCCGCCGAGGAGTCCGTACCGGATTTCGTGTCGAGGTCGACGCCGATCAGATGGTGGGGGCGCAGGCCGCAGGCGATGCCGTAACCGGTGGCCCAGGGGGCGGCGGAGAAGAGTTCGCGGACGCGGCGGGGGTCGGTGGAGGCGTCGTGGACGCCATGGCCGAAGCGGCCGCACTCGCCGTGACAGGGGCGGGGCGCGGGGTCGTCCCGGTGGGGGGAGCGCAAGGCCGGGAGTTTCGAACGGGAGAGGGGGATCACCGCCAGTCCGCGTTCGGCGGCGGAGAGGGCGTGTGCCAGGGCCAGGGTGCCGGCCTGCCGGTCTGTGGTGGCCATACCTCCATGTTCGTACGGGTGTTCGATAAAGGGAAGGGGGTCCGGGGTGTCCTTTCGGTCGTCGAGGGTCTGTTCGCGGGTTGGCCGGAAAGCCGCCGGAACGCTTCGCCCCTTGTCCCGCTTGATCTTGCTGTCGTTCGCCGGGCTCATCCCTGCTGAGCTGGGAGTTCCTTGATCGAAGGGGGTTTATCGACTTGTCATCACACTTCGGAGGGAATGGGAGCTTCCGGGGTGGTTCGCCGGGGATTCGGTGGGCAGCTCTTGGATCGCGACCTCGAAGGCCGGCATCGAGGCGGTCGGCCAACCGCCTCGGGACAGC is from Streptomyces sp. NBC_01314 and encodes:
- a CDS encoding bifunctional DNA primase/polymerase, producing MATTDRQAGTLALAHALSAAERGLAVIPLSRSKLPALRSPHRDDPAPRPCHGECGRFGHGVHDASTDPRRVRELFSAAPWATGYGIACGLRPHHLIGVDLDTKSGTDSSAALRELALRHLFTIPETVVVLTPSGGRHLWLTGPPDVVVPNSASRLAPGIDIRGAGGYLVGPGSRTDHGVYGTAPGTSHLPPAPCPPALLRLLLPPARTNPSGSAGGHGPGHGHGLIHFVLTAQEGQRNTRLFWAACRAYENGLDPDLTNALVEAAVHTGLTEREARSTVASAARMSGRGM
- a CDS encoding antitoxin, giving the protein MSVMDKLKQMLKGHEDQAGQGVDKAGDLVDDRTQGKYSGQVDSAQERLRQQLGSEQTGQRETGREDPPR